The window GAGACAGAGCCTCTGTGGCCATTATTTAAATCATTCACGAATTCAATATAAAGAGTATGGCAAGTCTCAATAATTGGAATGACATGGAGGCACGCATACAAGAAGCATATCGATCACAGCATTAAAGAACATAAACGCCCACACATTAATCATCAAAGAACACTAATAGCCATACATTTATTCATCGTGCCTCACGAGCGCTATGGAACAAAGCTTGTTAACCCTTTACCACTGGGTCGCCCGCCTAATCACTACCCCTCTGGTCATAGAGTATTAAATCGATTCATGAAGGGCTCTATGGCCGAATCTTTGGCTACGTGGGACCAAAAGTACCTCACCTGCGGGGCGTACCAACAGATGAGTCTATTGAACTATATCGCCGGAATGATATGGAAGATTCTGAAGAACAATGTGATATGATGACTGATATGAGATAAATGCAGCTGGGGAGAAGGTGGATGGGGCATGATTCTTACCAGTAATATGGATATCTCCTTTGACTCATTGGATGATTTGGGAAATATGATCATTGCCACCGACTGCCCAATGAGTAGTCCTCGCTTTGAGAAATTCCAGGAGCTTGCGAAAGCAACCAAAGCCCATGGAAGCTTGATTATTGGACAATTAAGCCATCCAGGCAAGCAGGTCCAAGCCCGCTTGAATCCAGAGGCGATATCGGCATCTGATGCACAGCTGGATAAGAGAACTTTATGATGGAAAAGTTGCACAGCAATGCTAACTGTGAATCAGAACCAAAGATGGGTATGACTTTTAGTAAACCACATGCTGCTAGTAAGGCAGAGATAGACGAAATCGTTGAGGGCTTTGCGTATGCCGCCAAATATTTAGACAAGGCTGGCTTTGATGGCATTGAGCTCCACGGTGCCCATGGCTATATAATCGCACAATTTCTATCGCCACGGACCAATAAGCGTACCGATGAATACGGAACTCAAACAGTGGAGAACCGTTTGCGCTTCATTACGGATATCGCAAGAGCTATCAGAAAACGCGTGTCACCCAGCTTTGTTGTTGGAGCAAAACTTAACAGCGTGGAATTTGAAGGCGCAGGAGTCACTCCaaaggaagctgaagaagtc is drawn from Trichoderma asperellum chromosome 4, complete sequence and contains these coding sequences:
- a CDS encoding uncharacterized protein (EggNog:ENOG41) encodes the protein MGMTFSKPHAASKAEIDEIVEGFAYAAKYLDKAGFDGIELHGAHGYIIAQFLSPRTNKRTDEYGTQTVENRLRFITDIARAIRKRVSPSFVVGAKLNSVEFEGAGVTPKEAEEVCGGLEREGFDFVELSGGNYENFGMKWRRVRRKSAKPTF